In the Deinococcus aerolatus genome, one interval contains:
- the rpmG gene encoding 50S ribosomal protein L33, protein MAKDGPRIIVKMESTAGTGFYYTTTKNRRNTQAKLELRKYDPMAKKHVVFKEKKV, encoded by the coding sequence ATGGCGAAAGACGGACCCCGCATTATCGTGAAGATGGAAAGCACCGCTGGCACGGGCTTCTACTACACCACCACCAAGAACCGCCGAAACACGCAGGCCAAGCTGGAACTGCGCAAGTATGATCCCATGGCGAAAAAGCATGTGGTCTTCAAGGAGAAAAAGGTCTAG